One part of the Novipirellula aureliae genome encodes these proteins:
- a CDS encoding O-antigen ligase family protein has protein sequence MIFLIVLFSIASAVWIGPLLTYGRTILLATMVLLVGTVVGPAFLSIPAPIPITVDRVLWLAMFGLVLVRLRQGELVLSRLTRIDIAVIAWMGWLLISALMGGPGAKENSPIARWLFYVAMPIGTYAVVRVSEITAKDMKWVERLLLGLGIYLSVTAILEVSGFHALVFPRYIVNGKIWEFFGRARGPLLNPSGNAVVMTISLVIAILGFIQSNHRVKFAYAGLVTLILAGIYCTLTRSSWMGGIAAVAVIVWVYSPRWLRVLGLASMFLLGAAGAAGLKDQFMQMKRDKNLSAADAEKSVQLRPLLAIVAWEMFKERPILGHGFGHYLENSEPYHTVRSYGLPLDQARPYTQHNIFLSILVDAGLVGLLLFLGILTITTAVSWQMVNDKGKSQMARHAGFIWLGGFAGYFCNGMFQDVTMIPMSNMFMFFIAALAVTVYGRSLNASPLASPPVTISGTGLPIAVLR, from the coding sequence ATGATATTTCTAATCGTCCTCTTTTCCATCGCGTCTGCTGTTTGGATCGGTCCGTTGTTGACATACGGGCGAACGATCCTATTGGCAACGATGGTGTTGTTGGTTGGTACGGTGGTAGGGCCCGCGTTTTTGTCGATCCCAGCTCCGATTCCAATCACAGTCGACCGGGTGTTGTGGTTGGCGATGTTCGGACTCGTCTTGGTGCGGCTACGTCAAGGCGAATTGGTTTTATCGCGTTTAACGAGAATTGATATCGCCGTCATCGCATGGATGGGTTGGCTACTCATAAGTGCTTTGATGGGTGGGCCGGGTGCGAAAGAAAATTCGCCCATTGCCCGATGGCTGTTTTATGTAGCCATGCCGATTGGAACGTACGCGGTCGTGCGTGTCAGCGAGATTACAGCGAAGGATATGAAGTGGGTCGAACGTTTGTTGCTTGGGTTAGGCATCTACTTGTCGGTCACCGCAATCCTTGAAGTATCAGGATTTCATGCGTTGGTGTTTCCACGCTACATCGTCAACGGAAAGATCTGGGAGTTTTTTGGACGCGCTCGGGGACCGCTGCTAAATCCTTCGGGCAACGCGGTGGTCATGACGATTTCTTTGGTCATAGCGATTCTTGGGTTCATCCAATCGAACCACCGGGTAAAATTTGCCTATGCCGGATTGGTAACGTTGATTCTGGCGGGTATCTATTGCACGCTGACGCGAAGCTCGTGGATGGGGGGGATCGCGGCGGTTGCTGTTATTGTTTGGGTCTATTCACCACGTTGGCTTCGAGTTCTCGGGTTGGCGTCGATGTTCCTGCTCGGAGCGGCGGGGGCTGCCGGGCTAAAAGATCAATTTATGCAAATGAAGCGTGATAAGAATCTGAGTGCTGCCGACGCCGAAAAATCGGTTCAACTACGTCCCTTGTTAGCCATCGTGGCTTGGGAAATGTTCAAAGAACGTCCGATTCTAGGCCATGGATTTGGCCATTATCTTGAGAATAGCGAACCCTATCACACGGTTCGGTCCTACGGATTGCCGCTCGATCAAGCTCGCCCGTATACGCAACACAACATTTTTCTTTCGATCTTGGTGGACGCGGGTTTGGTCGGATTGTTGTTGTTTCTTGGTATCTTAACGATTACGACCGCTGTCTCGTGGCAAATGGTCAACGACAAAGGGAAATCGCAAATGGCCCGCCATGCCGGATTCATTTGGCTCGGCGGCTTTGCCGGTTACTTCTGCAACGGGATGTTCCAGGACGTGACGATGATTCCGATGTCGAACATGTTCATGTTCTTTATCGCCGCTTTGGCTGTGACGGTCTATGGCCGCAGTCTGAATGCCAGTCCGTTAGCGTCTCCGCCAGTCACGATTTCGGGCACGGGGTTGCCGATTGCCGTGTTGCGTTAG
- a CDS encoding acyltransferase family protein yields MDIPPLRIELSAETKQSFQVVAFFATVFVVAIHYGSAYPVSASIGDASTNELLQAFLTGGVARVAVPLFAFAAGFFYFLSDQGTLSCYLRKLRQRSRTLLIPYLIISAIGILAWWFVRQAEGNPVPLSSGELFAKWILNPQSVQLWFLRDLFVLVAVAPLLRLLLEKTYQSFLIGLAVLWMIHFQPFPVIGELYLLNIETLFFFCLGAIATKYVDWLVQLGNFRRSLTACIVLLWFSLILVRLILKPDYDSWYVQQYTITSLLIQKASILCGMVAMWAISWHLRSPLLSRLSGLAFFVYLVHEFPLQTALYRIADRVIEVPMRFWILFPITVIGCFTAGWLLERVLPTAFAIFTGGRSSQQAVSLSQADTPGKGMSR; encoded by the coding sequence ATGGATATTCCTCCATTGCGTATCGAGTTGTCTGCTGAAACGAAACAATCCTTCCAAGTCGTTGCATTCTTCGCAACGGTTTTCGTGGTTGCGATCCATTACGGCTCAGCCTATCCGGTATCGGCGAGCATTGGTGACGCTTCGACCAACGAGCTTCTTCAAGCGTTTTTGACGGGGGGAGTCGCCCGGGTTGCCGTCCCTTTGTTCGCATTCGCGGCAGGATTTTTCTACTTTCTTAGCGACCAAGGAACATTGAGTTGTTACTTGAGAAAACTGCGGCAGCGAAGTCGTACCCTGTTGATTCCGTACCTGATTATCAGTGCGATAGGGATACTTGCGTGGTGGTTTGTACGCCAGGCGGAAGGTAACCCCGTTCCACTTTCGAGCGGTGAGTTGTTCGCCAAATGGATTTTGAATCCGCAATCGGTACAGCTTTGGTTTTTGCGAGATTTGTTTGTGCTTGTGGCGGTTGCACCATTACTTCGCTTGCTGCTCGAAAAAACGTATCAATCGTTTTTGATAGGGTTGGCGGTTTTATGGATGATTCATTTCCAGCCTTTTCCAGTGATCGGAGAACTCTACCTGTTAAACATCGAGACGCTGTTCTTTTTCTGTCTCGGTGCAATCGCGACGAAATATGTGGATTGGCTCGTACAGTTGGGCAATTTCCGGCGCAGCTTGACCGCATGCATCGTCCTGCTCTGGTTTAGCTTGATTCTCGTTCGATTGATCTTAAAGCCCGATTATGACTCGTGGTATGTGCAGCAGTATACGATCACCAGTTTATTGATTCAAAAGGCATCGATTCTGTGTGGGATGGTTGCGATGTGGGCGATCAGTTGGCACCTTCGAAGTCCGTTGCTTTCTCGATTGTCGGGTCTGGCATTTTTCGTTTATTTGGTCCATGAATTTCCCCTGCAAACCGCACTTTATCGAATCGCAGATCGCGTGATTGAAGTACCCATGCGGTTTTGGATTTTGTTTCCAATCACGGTAATAGGATGCTTTACCGCCGGATGGTTGCTGGAGCGAGTACTGCCAACCGCTTTTGCAATTTTTACGGGCGGGCGGTCGTCCCAGCAGGCAGTAAGTTTGAGCCAAGCAGATACTCCAGGCAAAGGTATGTCGCGATGA
- a CDS encoding helix-turn-helix domain-containing protein: protein MRLFDASDAPVWAIDAEGMLVYLSASTARWLGIDVETLLNRRCIAGSPCSDDPLDQLAASLSPPPGLYQRGTASLRVQPYLKSTPGSPASAESSPSFQPIQPLDVRFIRVGNSDREDGRGVALAIGGTFEDRSLSPKLNQELEDAAAIRQYLDTWRKQHTSIAELATIGKSAEARQIRSRLRVAASIRTHLALFGPPGCAGESIARRIHLQSSPREPLVLVDGALMDPELLDATIASAISGLTDSNETLATAIIRDLDEMPLDAQRHLVHLVKLFEGRFRIIGLCSHHVRTISESLIGDSQTNESSAGDSFVGDPHQPAFTIVEDLAEIICGLTVTLSPLSVRVEDIPLIATAILHARFAAKEGQLERIGRAAMDLLVKYPWPKNYDELDAAIRHSFRTASGDTLTPDNLPLSIRSYHPRSQSRVEKKKSVSLDQKLEVFERRLIETALEAAEGNRAEAARSLGITRSRLLRRIEASKAKKDANRSLKRGDGK from the coding sequence ATGCGTTTATTCGACGCATCCGACGCCCCAGTATGGGCGATCGACGCGGAGGGTATGCTCGTCTACTTGTCCGCATCGACGGCACGTTGGTTGGGTATCGACGTTGAAACGCTACTGAATCGAAGGTGTATCGCGGGTAGCCCTTGTTCGGACGACCCGCTCGATCAACTGGCGGCATCGTTATCGCCACCACCGGGGCTGTATCAACGTGGTACGGCATCCCTGCGTGTTCAACCCTATCTAAAATCAACGCCAGGATCGCCTGCATCGGCGGAATCGTCTCCGTCGTTTCAGCCGATTCAACCGTTGGACGTCCGTTTTATTCGCGTTGGGAATTCAGATCGAGAGGACGGTCGAGGAGTCGCGTTGGCAATCGGAGGAACGTTTGAAGACCGCTCGTTAAGTCCAAAGTTAAACCAGGAGCTGGAAGACGCGGCCGCGATACGACAATATCTCGATACTTGGCGTAAACAGCATACGTCGATCGCCGAACTTGCCACGATTGGCAAATCTGCCGAAGCGCGTCAAATTCGTTCGCGGTTGCGAGTCGCTGCATCGATCCGGACGCATTTGGCTTTGTTTGGGCCACCCGGTTGTGCAGGCGAATCGATTGCCCGCCGAATCCATCTGCAAAGCTCACCACGTGAACCGCTCGTGCTGGTCGACGGTGCCTTGATGGATCCCGAATTACTCGATGCAACCATTGCTTCTGCGATCAGTGGGTTGACCGATTCCAATGAAACGTTAGCGACCGCGATCATTCGTGATTTGGATGAAATGCCGCTCGATGCTCAGCGCCACTTGGTTCATCTGGTCAAGCTGTTTGAAGGTCGCTTTCGGATCATCGGCTTGTGCAGTCACCATGTCAGGACAATCTCTGAATCATTGATCGGTGATTCGCAGACGAATGAATCATCGGCTGGAGATTCATTCGTAGGGGATCCGCATCAACCGGCGTTTACGATTGTCGAAGATTTGGCGGAAATCATTTGCGGTTTGACCGTGACGCTATCGCCGCTATCGGTTCGTGTCGAGGATATCCCTTTGATTGCAACGGCGATCCTGCACGCCCGCTTCGCGGCCAAGGAGGGTCAGCTCGAACGGATTGGCCGAGCGGCAATGGATTTGCTCGTTAAGTATCCCTGGCCAAAAAACTATGACGAACTCGATGCCGCGATTCGTCATTCGTTCCGAACCGCATCTGGCGACACGCTAACTCCTGATAATTTGCCTTTGTCGATTCGCTCGTACCACCCTCGTTCCCAATCAAGAGTCGAAAAGAAAAAAAGTGTTTCTCTGGATCAAAAGTTGGAAGTGTTTGAGCGTAGGCTTATTGAAACAGCGTTAGAAGCTGCCGAGGGCAACCGTGCTGAAGCGGCCCGCTCGCTGGGCATTACCCGTTCCCGCCTACTGCGACGAATCGAAGCATCCAAAGCGAAAAAGGATGCAAACCGTTCGCTCAAGCGAGGCGACGGAAAATGA
- a CDS encoding methyltransferase domain-containing protein, with the protein MHQSTLSRSISPLASESGDHVLGQYIPLLYHYNMLQDDDRVIAFRDAINYLVAPGMRVLELGGGTGILSSFAARCGAQVVCVERNPELVNFAEKLILQNGLEDQIEVIQMDASEYVPDEPVDVVVCEMLHVGLLREQQAQVIAGFKKRYRQKHGPKLPVFIPEASILMAQPVHQSFDFAGYHAPVPMFQAPLIEQSRTTEIAPLSAYATITYDGLIPMQFKFPEGCEASIDATVNAVRFVTQNILAIDEEQQQAITWPNQCLVLPIESPFEIAANEKLKISFHYSAGGEIAQLAASLKVSMVTCGSM; encoded by the coding sequence ATGCACCAGTCGACTCTTTCACGATCTATTTCCCCTCTGGCATCCGAATCAGGCGATCATGTTCTCGGCCAATACATTCCGTTATTGTATCACTACAATATGCTTCAGGATGATGATCGTGTCATTGCCTTTCGTGATGCGATCAATTACCTCGTTGCTCCAGGGATGCGGGTGCTTGAACTTGGTGGCGGCACTGGCATTTTATCGTCCTTTGCCGCTCGTTGCGGAGCGCAGGTCGTTTGTGTCGAACGCAATCCCGAACTCGTCAACTTTGCTGAAAAGCTGATCCTGCAAAACGGTCTTGAGGACCAAATCGAGGTGATTCAAATGGATGCATCCGAGTATGTGCCTGATGAGCCAGTCGACGTGGTCGTTTGCGAGATGCTTCATGTTGGATTGTTGCGAGAGCAGCAAGCTCAAGTGATCGCTGGCTTCAAAAAGCGATATCGCCAAAAGCATGGTCCGAAGTTGCCTGTCTTTATTCCCGAGGCCTCGATTTTGATGGCCCAGCCGGTTCATCAATCGTTCGACTTCGCGGGTTATCATGCGCCGGTTCCAATGTTCCAGGCGCCGCTAATCGAGCAGTCACGCACGACGGAAATTGCTCCGTTATCCGCCTATGCGACGATCACGTATGATGGGTTGATTCCGATGCAGTTCAAGTTTCCTGAAGGTTGTGAAGCGAGCATCGACGCAACGGTCAATGCGGTGCGTTTTGTCACTCAGAACATTTTGGCGATAGATGAGGAGCAGCAACAGGCGATCACATGGCCGAACCAATGTTTGGTTTTGCCTATCGAATCGCCATTTGAGATCGCCGCAAATGAAAAATTGAAAATCTCTTTCCACTATTCTGCAGGTGGTGAAATCGCACAACTAGCTGCCTCGTTAAAGGTATCGATGGTCACCTGCGGATCGATGTAG
- a CDS encoding CPBP family intramembrane glutamic endopeptidase, giving the protein MESSLPPVPYPPPETLMDGKDELPIIIASLARRPRWWTPLAVVGISLGVFLFVSFVATFLAFFIVHGSPSPAMFADPANTTKVFESRVGMVLLILVPQCSMIIPPLIAAYLSPVEMRKRLSLVRGHWPIWVWIAAAFATPLVGMVSSMIVGSFMQDSESLKQMSEAFRFHGKTGFLIPIAFLIGATPAICEELLFRGYVQTRLNQSWGPLLGILVSSFLFAAFHMDFVHIIAVFPIGLYLGWLSWRSGSLFPAMLAHFVNNFISVVAVTLAPAEQAEMVGAPTVAIFLVILGMGVLGVTTVIMASIYFGRPAEVATA; this is encoded by the coding sequence ATGGAATCATCGTTACCACCCGTTCCCTATCCTCCACCGGAGACCTTGATGGACGGGAAGGATGAATTACCCATCATTATCGCCTCTTTGGCTCGGCGTCCTCGTTGGTGGACACCGTTGGCAGTGGTTGGGATTTCGTTGGGAGTTTTCCTGTTTGTCAGTTTTGTGGCGACTTTTTTGGCGTTTTTTATCGTTCATGGTAGCCCATCGCCAGCGATGTTTGCGGATCCAGCCAACACGACGAAGGTTTTTGAATCTCGCGTTGGCATGGTGCTGCTGATTCTCGTGCCACAATGTTCGATGATTATACCGCCGTTGATTGCCGCCTATTTATCGCCGGTGGAGATGCGAAAGCGGTTGTCGTTGGTCCGTGGTCATTGGCCGATTTGGGTATGGATTGCTGCAGCGTTTGCGACGCCGCTCGTTGGCATGGTCTCATCGATGATCGTTGGCAGTTTTATGCAGGACAGCGAAAGTTTGAAACAGATGAGCGAAGCATTCCGTTTTCACGGCAAAACCGGTTTTCTGATTCCGATCGCGTTTCTGATCGGAGCGACGCCTGCGATTTGTGAAGAGTTGCTGTTTCGCGGCTATGTTCAAACTCGCTTGAACCAGTCCTGGGGGCCTCTGTTGGGCATTCTGGTATCCTCCTTTTTGTTCGCTGCGTTCCACATGGATTTTGTTCACATCATCGCAGTCTTTCCCATTGGCTTGTATTTGGGGTGGTTGAGTTGGCGCAGTGGTTCGTTGTTCCCCGCGATGCTGGCTCACTTCGTTAACAACTTTATCAGTGTCGTGGCCGTCACTTTGGCTCCGGCGGAGCAAGCCGAGATGGTAGGAGCACCCACGGTTGCCATTTTTCTAGTGATTTTAGGGATGGGGGTATTAGGGGTAACCACCGTGATTATGGCGTCGATTTACTTCGGGCGTCCGGCGGAAGTCGCTACCGCGTGA